One segment of Erigeron canadensis isolate Cc75 chromosome 2, C_canadensis_v1, whole genome shotgun sequence DNA contains the following:
- the LOC122587962 gene encoding RING-H2 finger protein ATL66-like translates to MTEKHCAIALVSAGLDDIFRGLHPPLFEEYVTLGCLQVGDQQAVGAAVGLPHTSSASFAISGVSLTPLSQQPQVGGLDAATINNLPIIVYQQGANETSSSECSICLGVFEDGDKLKELPSCSHCYHCECVDKWLITHSSCPICRTSVRVVDDSPPV, encoded by the exons ATGACTGAGAAG CATTGTGCCATAGCACTTGTTTCAGCCGGATTAGATGATATTTTTCGGGGATTGCATCCACCTCTCTTTGAAGAGTATGTTACACTTg gCTGCTTGCAAGTTGGAGATCAACAGGCTGTTGGAGCTGCTGTTGGACTTC CTCATACTAGCTCTGCTTCTTTTGCCATTTCTGGGGTTTCTTTGACGCCATTATCTCAACAACCACAAGTTGGTGGTCTTGATGCTGCCACGATCAACAACTTGCCAATCATTGTCTACCAACAAGGTGCCAATGAAACGTCGTCGTCGGAATGTAGTATTTGTCTTGGAGTTTTTGAAGACGGTGATAAGTTAAAAGAGTTGCCAAGTTGTTCACATTGTTATCATTGTGAGTGTGTTGACAAGTGGTTGATTACACATTCGAGTTGTCCTATTTGCAGAACTTCTGTACGAGTCGTCGACGACTCACCGCCTGTTTGA